Proteins found in one Xenopus laevis strain J_2021 chromosome 1L, Xenopus_laevis_v10.1, whole genome shotgun sequence genomic segment:
- the plin3.L gene encoding perilipin 3 L homeolog, with product MSENGAAPIADEVPEQQNAVSRVTNLPLVSSACSVVGAVYSSTKESHPYIRSVCDVAEKGAKTLTEAAMSGAQPLVTRLEPQIASSNELVCRGLDKLESTLPILQQPTEKVVSDTKDLVTGACDAVTNTVTGARDTVTGAVSGVMGLAYGAMQGSVDMTRAAVSLVMGTRMGQLVTSSVDTVLGKSEDLVDHYLPMTDEELAQLASSVEGFEVTPLQDQRNQQSYFVRLGSLSTRLRHRAYQHSLGKVRSARNNTQELLTQLHQTIDMMDSVKRSVHGGQEKLHQLWLEWNTKQPNTRLNDGEERSQFELLEYRTFTMMQSLTAQLQTTCLSLVAGAQGLPSHIEERMQHLRQNAQDLHSSFSNIFSFGDLSAGILTQSREQVTKVRVHVDELFSYVVTNTPLTWLVGPFAPQLVESPEEQPETQE from the exons ATGTCCGAGAACGGAGCTGCGCCAATTGCTGATGAGGTACCCGAGCAACAG AATGCAGTGAGCCGGGTGACAAATCTTCCTCTGGTTAGTTCAGCATGCAGTGTTGTTGGTGCGGTGTACAGCTCCACCAAAGAAAGTCACCCCTACATCCGCAGCGTATGTGATGTGGCTGAGAAAGGTGCAAAGACTCTAACGGAGGCTGCAATGAGTGGAGCTCAACCGCTGGTAACTAGGCTGGAGCCACAGA TTGCCAGCTCAAATGAATTGGTCTGCAGGGGCCTAGACAAATTAGAATCCACACTCCCCATTCTTCAGCAACCAACAGAGAAG GTTGTGTCTGATACAAAGGACCTGGTGACTGGTGCATGTGATGCAGTGACAAATACAGTGACTGGAGCTCGAGATACTGTAACAGGAGCTGTGTCTGGTGTAATGGGTCTTGCTTATGGGGCTATGCAGGGAAGTGTTGATATGACTCGGGCAGCAGTATCCTTGGTAATGGGAACACGCATGGGACAGTTGGTTACAAGCAGTGTGGACACTGTTTTAGGAAAGTCTGAGGACCTAGTGGACCATTACCTCCCAATGACTGATGAGGAGCTAG CTCAACTTGCATCATCTGTGGAGGGATTTGAAGTAACACCATTGCAGGACCAGAGGAATCAGCAGAGTTACTTTGTTCGCTTAGGGTCACTGTCCACACGATTGCGCCACCGTGCATATCAACACTCCTTGGGCAAGGTGAGAAGTGCCCGGAACAACACTCAGGAACTTCTCACTCAGCTACACCAGACCATTGACATG ATGGATTCAGTAAAACGTAGTGTACATGGTGGTCAGGAGAAACTGCACCAGTTATGGCTGGAGTGGAACACTAAACAGCCAAATACCAGGTTGAATGATGGAGAGGAAAGATCACAGTTTGAG CTTTTGGAATACCGAACTTTCACCATGATGCAAAGCCTCACAGCGCAACTGCAGACCACTTGCTTAAGTTTGGTGGCTGGAGCACAAGGTCTGCCATCTCACATCGAGGAGCGGATGCAGCACCTACGGCAAAATGCCCAAGATCTCCACTCctctttttctaatattttctcCTTTGGGGACCTCTCGGCAGGGATCCTGACACAGAGCCGTGAACAAGTTACAAAGGTCCGTGTCCATGTGGATGAGCTATTCTCTTATGTAGTTACCAACACTCCGTTAACTTGGCTTGTGGGACCCTTTGCACCTCAGTTGGTTGAGAGTCCTGAGGAGCAGCCAGAGACCCAAGAATGA